The Candidatus Methylacidiphilales bacterium nucleotide sequence TCGAGAGACGGCGTCGTGACGCGGGTCCCCTCATCCGTGACATGCGTACTGGTGAGCGAACCCTGATGGTAAAAGGCAAGCATGTCCTCTTTTTTTGTCAGGGAAAGCGCAAGGGATTCCTTCCAGGCTGCATCAGGTTTCCAATCCAGTGCTTTCAATCCCTTGCCCTCATACATCCGTTCAAGGCTTTCCTGAAGCCCGGCGTCCAGGTCGGTCGTCTCCGCACGAAACGTCCCGCGCGCTTCGGCGGCGGACAAGGTCTTGTTGAAAAACGCAATGTCCGAATAAACAAGGGCGGGATTGCCTCCAAACAACATCAACCCGCACGTTTCACTCGGCAACGGAGACGGATAAGTGGTGTCATGCGTGGCAACCAACACACCGTTGGCATAGACGGAAAAAATTCCCTTCGGACGGTCCCAGGTCACTGTCATTTGATACCAATGCAGCCGGTGCATCTCAAAATGGCCCGCAGCGGCCACCGCACCCCGCCGACGCTGCCAATAAAGGTCGTTCCCCCCGTGAAACTTGGCGCTCAAACCCGGATGCCAATAGGCATCATAGCAAAGCGAGAACTGGGCTGGGCCGGTGTCCCGGACATTCTCACGGTCGCTCAAAAATGTATAGAGGCTGAACTTCGGGTTGGACGCCGCATGCGCCGGATAACGCGGCGCGGGATAAAGATCCTGCAACGGCAACACCCACATCGTGAGCGAACCCTGCGGCTCGTTCACCGTATGCTCGGGCAGAATAAACCGGCCGCGAATAGCGGGCAGATGAATGCCTTTGCGTCCCTTATGCTCGATGATGCGCAGCGATGAATCCTGAATGAGATTCGCAGCAGGAGGCTTTTCTCCAAAGCGGTAGGACAAGGCTGGTTGAATGGACATCTGTTACCTTTCTAAACTTCGATTTCCGCCATGCGGTAGAGGTTCCGGTCGCTGAAGATGTCGGTCCAGGCGCGGTCATCGGTGTAATGCTCCGGATCCAGCCGTTGGAGCAGTCCGAGTGTGCCCACCAAACACAAACCAATGTGCGGGTGCGACGAAAGGACATGCGCCCATGCCTTGTCGAAGCGGCCCAGCAGCCATTGCGAAAACCGCGCGACGCTCGCATCAATGTCAGCCGCCCGGTAATTGCCCGCCAGCGGCTTGCAAAAGTCGTAGGCGTAAAGGGCATCCAG carries:
- a CDS encoding DUF1961 family protein; this translates as MSIQPALSYRFGEKPPAANLIQDSSLRIIEHKGRKGIHLPAIRGRFILPEHTVNEPQGSLTMWVLPLQDLYPAPRYPAHAASNPKFSLYTFLSDRENVRDTGPAQFSLCYDAYWHPGLSAKFHGGNDLYWQRRRGAVAAAGHFEMHRLHWYQMTVTWDRPKGIFSVYANGVLVATHDTTYPSPLPSETCGLMLFGGNPALVYSDIAFFNKTLSAAEARGTFRAETTDLDAGLQESLERMYEGKGLKALDWKPDAAWKESLALSLTKKEDMLAFYHQGSLTSTHVTDEGTRVTTPSLDVYYSLDPSKSDLDPAKVDVSRTYLWSRQVFEGDLHASFDFKILKPGGLCLFMAQASGMQGEDFMKDYFLRSDGAMRMVCWEDVRNYHWEFYREMLDVRNDLVSHAVLKNPWFKPVCFQMENRRWEPDRWYRFEFLQEGDRIRGAIDGITVMDVMDNSFDNNGPVLRSGHIAIRCMMRTDMVFRNLRVMNRPDVTIIKA